A window of the Limanda limanda chromosome 8, fLimLim1.1, whole genome shotgun sequence genome harbors these coding sequences:
- the si:dkey-246g23.4 gene encoding monocarboxylate transporter 13, with product MGSLKKLQRGGRAVAPAAAPDGGYAWFILLSCFLVFGLTFGVIKSFGVFYVEIQQYFETTATATSWITSIAVGTIHVAAPVASALTARCSHRSVVIAGGLICSLGVMIGAYANNVIELYLTVGFLNGLGYALTWTPTVTMLGLYFERRRPLANALASTGECLLTFVLTPLFQLLIDTYTWRGALLILGALQLNLCVCGMLLRPLKAAPDGTRVDEVEAEDTEEQRIPEASDLGTVKVCPEDPEEITDSKDSTTAGFRTKLLRYVDYTLISNAQFMVYSMFGLFAALGFFAPALFLVPYARSKGIEEYQAAALMSISAALDLCGRLIFGWVANLRLVETVQQLTATVILLGSVLLLCPLASSFSELAAFSAAYGLVYGATVSIHITVLAEVVGVRRLGSALGFFMLIRSSGGLLGPPIAGYFIDKMGNYGMGFIMAGVSLLVSVLFLLILHQMTRRGQRSTRKNHSMETDKMGQSLGGEVKDLRA from the exons ATGGGCTCTCTGAAGAAGCtccagaggggggggagggctGTGGCTCCGGCAGCCGCCCCGGACGGTGGCTACGCCTGGTTCATCTTGCTCTCCTGCTTCCTGGTCTTTGGACTGACCTTCGGGGTCATTAAGTCCTTCGGCGTCTTCTACGTCGAGATACAGCAATACTTTGAAACCACGGCAACAGCAACATCATGGATCACCTCTATTGCTGTGGGCACCATTCACGTTGCAG ctcctgtagcCTCGGCTCTGACTGCTCGCTGCAGCCATCGCTCTGTGGTGATAGCGGGGGGACTGATTTGCAGCTTAGGAGTCATGATTGGCGCTTATGCTAATAACGTGATTGAACTCTACTTAACAGTGGGGTTCTTGAATG GTCTGGGCTATGCTTTGACCTGGACCCCCACAGTGACCATGCTGGGCTTGTACTTTGAGAGGAGGCGTCCGCTGGCGAACGCCTTGGCCAGCACTGGAGAGTGCCTCCTTACCTTCGTCCTCACACCCCTGTTCCAGCTGCTGATCGACACCTACACCTGGAGGGGGGCTCTGCTGATCCTGGGGGCTCTGCAGctcaacctgtgtgtgtgtgggatgctACTGAGGCCGCTAAAGGCCGCCCCAGATGGGACTCGTGTGGATGAGGTTGAAgcagaagacacagaggagcagagaataCCTGAGGCGTCTGATCTGGGAACAGTCAAGGTGTGTCCGGAAGACCCCGAGGAGATCACGGATTCAAAAGACTCAACGACGGCTGGATTCAGGACCAAACTCCTGCGCTACGTAGATTACACCCTCATCTCGAATGCCCAGTTCATGGTCTACTCAATGTTTGGGTTGTTTGCTGCTCTGGGATTCTTTGCCCCAGCGTTGTTCCTGGTCCCTTACGCTCGCAGTAAAGGAATCGAGGAATACCAGGCGGCTGCGCTCATGTCCATCTCTGCAGCGCTGGACCTTTGTGGACGGCTGATCTTTGGCTGGGTGGCAAACCTGAGACTGGTGGAGACG GTGCAACAGCTGACGGCCACGGTGATTCTCCTGGGCTCCGTGCTGCTCCTCTGCCCgctcgcctcctccttctcagAGCTGGCCGCCTTCAGCGCCGCTTACGGCCTCGTTTACGGCGCCACGGTCTCCATCCACATCACCGTGCTGGCCGAGGTGGTGGGCGTCCGCAGGCTCGGCAGCGCACTGGGGTTCTTCATGCTCATACGCAGCAGCGGAGGCCTGCTCGGACCGCCAATCGCCG gatacttcattGATAAGATGGGGAACTACGGGATGGGCTTCATCATGGCCGGAGTGTCTCTCCTCGTCTCCGTCCTGTTCCTGCTCATCCTGCATCAGATGACCcgcaggggtcagaggtcaacaagGAAGAATCACAGTATGGAAACGGACAAAATGGGACAAAGCCTCGGAGGCGAAGTCAAAGATCTGAGGGCGTGA